A genomic region of Deltaproteobacteria bacterium contains the following coding sequences:
- a CDS encoding DUF86 domain-containing protein has protein sequence MSQELLKELEGMAAFRNVLVHDYLKLDLDKIYKIIQVKLKYIKQLTTVYASFL, from the coding sequence ATCTCTCAAGAATTGTTAAAAGAATTGGAAGGTATGGCGGCTTTTAGAAATGTGCTTGTGCATGATTACCTTAAACTTGATCTTGATAAAATATATAAAATTATTCAAGTAAAGTTAAAATACATCAAGCAACTGACAACAGTTTACGCCAGTTTCTTATAA